TGAAAAATTATTTGTCCTAAAGAATTATAAAATTCCATGATTGAACCTACTAAAGCTAATGGTAGCTCTATGATGATGTAATCATAAGCCAGGTTGGGGAAAACGGCTATGCTTTCTGAACAAATTTCAAATCTCGGGTTTATACTTTGATCAACTTCATAAGCTCCCATATCAGGTGCCGTTTTTGAAGGAAGAGGTCTCGTATTTCCCTCAAGATCGACGTTAGGCGCATTTATCAAAGTACCTGCCCCTGCACAGGGGGAAATATCCTGCAAATGTTTATCACCATCACTCTTTCCTGAGATAAAATCTGGATTTTCATCAATGTTTCCTGTTCCGGGATAACCCATATTTATATCTGAATAAATAACAGAAATAGTTCCCGCACCGACACCCCCAATTTCACTTATATACAAATGGTTATTCCAAAATATTGAATTCTGAACCGTGATAGTATGCGCGTCATTATGCTCATAATAAAGGGAAGTATTGTACGTACCACTTACTGCAGTGCCATTGTTGGCTGTTGTTACCTGGCTTATACAAGCATCGGAATTATTTATATATAGCACATTTCCGGTAGGGCTATCATCAACCTCCAGGGCGTGTTTGTTATTTTGAAACAGGCTATTGGTTATATTGATACTCCCACTTATCACGGCAATTATCCCTTCCGGAGGATGAGAAGCATGTTGTGAGCTTCCGAGACTGTTATTGGTGACCGTGCTTTGGTCTATCGAAATAATAGAACCGGAACCATATATAATCCCTGAGGGATCATTATTCGGAGGTGAGTTTAAGTTATTATCAATTATTTTACATTTATCAAACGAGACCGTCGAATTGATTGCGCAAACAATGCCGTACCCATCAAGATACAATAAGGCATTCGATTTAAACATGCAGTTTTTGAAGATCGGGGATGAATTGGAACAATAAACAGCAGCACCGTAGCCGGTAAGATCAGGATGATCTCCTTTTGAAGTGGCAGCAATAGCATTTTTAGTAAAATTGCAATTCGAAAATTTCGGACCTGCATTGTTGAGATAAACAGCCCCTCCTTCTCCTATCGGATTATTTTCTGTTAAAGTGATAAAGCCACGAATAATGGTAAATCCTTTGATTTCTGTCGAGACATCAATTAAAGACTTTTTTAACATATCGAACGTAAGGATCCTTCCTGTTTTACTCCCATCAATAGAAGTGTTTCCCTTATCTCCCGAACTGTATAATTTAATATCTCCCGTTTCCGGCCAAATAATGTGTTCATAGTAATTTCCGGGGTCAACTAAAACAGTATCACCTTTAGCACAGTCATTCAACGCGCTTTGAATATTGCTGTATTGAGATGGAACTTGCAGAGTTCTTGCGTGAAGTGACAGTATGCAACAAATAGACAACACAACTGTAAAACAAACTTTCATATTTTGGTTTTATATCAAGTGGAAATCAGTCTATCTAAAATAGCAATATCAACTGACTTAACAATAATTTTAGTATTACCCGAAACCCGGAAGACGTAGAATTGATTGATAAAAATTAGCATGACTTCTTACATAATGCTCCAGTATTATTCCAGATCTCCTTTTAGTGTATATTTTCGATCTTGCTGTAAAGACAGAACTTCAGCGGCAAGGAATAGGTAAAAGGCTGATCAAAGCCAACAACCATTACTGCAAGACTATTGGAGCTGAGGCGGTAATGGTTCAGGCAGATGAAGCACACGATTACGCCATTAAGTTTTATCATTCAACAGAGCAAGGGCAGAAAAAGTGATCCATTTTGAATACCTGCCTTGACGAGAGCAAAACATGATGAGAAAGTTATGTACCTCTAAATGTAACTACTTAAAAGACAGATTAAGTGCTTAGGAGGTAATTTTACCTCGTAAACAAACAGTAATGGGTGAGCCTTTAATGTTATCGACAACTAAACAAATGCAATACAACCTTGCCTTCTGGCTTGCGGTATTGACTATTTTTCTTGCTTTTATGGAGGCAATCGTTTCCACTTACTTTGGGTATCGCGATGAAAGCCTGACCCTTTTTGGTTTCGGTGCGGGCAGCTTCGTGGAAGTGATTTCAGCAATCGGAGTTGCACACATGATATTCCGGATGAGGCAAAAGCCGGAGAGCAACCGGGATAATTTTGAATCGACTGCCTTACGCATAACCGGGTTTGGTTTTTACATTTTGGTTGCAGGACTGATAGCATCTGGTTTTTACAACTCTTACACCGGGCATAAGCCTGAAACCACTTTTTCAGGAATTATAATAGCGTTTGCTTCTATAATTTTTATGCTGTCCTTAATTTATGGCAAAATAAAAGTTGGCAGACAATTAAATTCAGACGCGATACTTGCAGACGCAGAATGCACTAAAGTTTGCATTTATATGTCTCTTGTATTACTTGCAGGGAGTTCCATTTACGCGTGGACAAAATTCACATACATTGACACTGTTGGAACTTTCGGACTCGCTTATTTCTCTTTTAAAGAGGGAAAAGAATGTTTTGAAAAAGCAAAATCAAATAAGGTGCGCTGCGACCATTGCTGACATTTCAACAATAACTTTTTAAAATCCCTGCTCCACAAAATACATATCCACTTCACCCTTATTCTTTGCCGGGATTTTGCCGCGGTACGTGCAAATGAATTTGTCTTTGATGAGTTGATAGGTGCTGCCTGAGATGTTGATCTTTCCGGCTTCGCCGTGCTGCTCCAT
The window above is part of the Chitinophagales bacterium genome. Proteins encoded here:
- a CDS encoding cation transporter — translated: MLSTTKQMQYNLAFWLAVLTIFLAFMEAIVSTYFGYRDESLTLFGFGAGSFVEVISAIGVAHMIFRMRQKPESNRDNFESTALRITGFGFYILVAGLIASGFYNSYTGHKPETTFSGIIIAFASIIFMLSLIYGKIKVGRQLNSDAILADAECTKVCIYMSLVLLAGSSIYAWTKFTYIDTVGTFGLAYFSFKEGKECFEKAKSNKVRCDHC
- a CDS encoding T9SS type A sorting domain-containing protein; this encodes MKVCFTVVLSICCILSLHARTLQVPSQYSNIQSALNDCAKGDTVLVDPGNYYEHIIWPETGDIKLYSSGDKGNTSIDGSKTGRILTFDMLKKSLIDVSTEIKGFTIIRGFITLTENNPIGEGGAVYLNNAGPKFSNCNFTKNAIAATSKGDHPDLTGYGAAVYCSNSSPIFKNCMFKSNALLYLDGYGIVCAINSTVSFDKCKIIDNNLNSPPNNDPSGIIYGSGSIISIDQSTVTNNSLGSSQHASHPPEGIIAVISGSINITNSLFQNNKHALEVDDSPTGNVLYINNSDACISQVTTANNGTAVSGTYNTSLYYEHNDAHTITVQNSIFWNNHLYISEIGGVGAGTISVIYSDINMGYPGTGNIDENPDFISGKSDGDKHLQDISPCAGAGTLINAPNVDLEGNTRPLPSKTAPDMGAYEVDQSINPRFEICSESIAVFPNLAYDYIIIELPLALVGSIMEFYNSLGQIIFQTPLPNSYNVFNGLQKFPDGIYILEIKQGSKLFFTKKLILER